From the Quercus lobata isolate SW786 chromosome 6, ValleyOak3.0 Primary Assembly, whole genome shotgun sequence genome, one window contains:
- the LOC115993860 gene encoding zinc finger CCCH domain-containing protein 38 — protein sequence MSGSSRKRGSKWDLREEDQFEDENVSVDCWPGKAGMSFHEEDSERRWLSTEVAGSNRSKWSDLENDLLEAKHDLEPLPRSSVSLRDGSFSKGRNRNLEATVSWDGDGSYGMNMSPGLDEWRGQSRSRSPKNGWSRSLRGRSRSRSRSRSRSRSPVRGIRRESGFHDRSRSRGASTQLCKDFAAGRCRRGNHCQFLHQGNQHYEDNWESRHRKGGDSKYSTPHDTRDYTSRMGRSTAYCTDFIRGKCRRGASCRYAHDGSSDSFSKGSANDVIRERENYRNRDLSFERGGEPEHRRVGEVPCKFFAAGNCRNGKFCRFSHHTRAGVSPDGRSGDGDDRWGLRRHSVDIDRLRDGLKRSEWSDTVTVSDATKSEDNDGQLSAPAQRSTAWSRVDTRWSHSMDEGKRTGGDPKVGYKAAESNEKEGNPWKEENAVASISVPESSGAEKWSGDMDMSPDWNYGLQSTNHVVKEEHGHLTQASQSFGSYDTFVVTRGQEITKEASVPMHDAAAVVQPIINEKSYFQQNHNLRDDGAIALSCDDKSAIEKTVSSSVDLNFSANVLPGQCFDQNGQSSSSLPLPNINQVVTPTASSRGGTTKYQQNLVFSPKSLTKPEIGGASSSQVNPGISPRQNMVSSEQLTHLTNLSASLAQYFGNGPQLPQIYAALNSHNSVDVPSISKSEGPLQPVSGAQVQQNPAIGSQQYDPICDSIEPKKSDISNNPSGISPNPSGHKSSVDVKPEIPLKDMSPSPLPHKPNGSDFHRIGSSEEPNHKSQPSNQQETGANNEVAMENNGVGAEESKKAQEGNQNAQEDGPLGNVDGDAEADDGKKSKDVKGIRAFKFSLVEFVKEILKPAWKEGQIGKDAYKTIVKKVVDKVTSTFQGANIPQTQEKIDYYLSSSKPKLTKLVQAYVEKIQKG from the exons ATGAGTGGAAGCAGCAGAAAACGTGGTTCTAAGTGGGATTTGAGAGAAGAGGATCAATTTGAAGATGAAAATGTATCAGTTGATTGTTGGCCTGGAAAAGCAGGCATGTCTTTTCATGAGGAAGACTCAGAACGCAGATGGCTCTCTACGGAGGTTGCTGGTAGTAATCGTTCAAAGTGGTCTGATCTGGAGAATGATTTGCTAGAGGCAAAGCATGATTTGGAACCTTTACCCAGAAGCAGTGTTTCACTCAGGGATGGTAGCTTCAGTAAAGGCAGAAACAGGAATTTGGAAGCCACTGTCTCGTGGGATGGAGATGGAAGTTATGGCATGAATATGTCTCCTGGTCTTGATGAATGGAGAGGACAAAGTCGTAGTCGCTCCCCCAAAAATGGTTGGAGCAGGTCACTCAG GGGTAGGAGTAGAAGTAGGAGCAGGAGCCGGAGCAGGAGTAGAAGCCCTGTTCGTGGCATTAGACGGGAATCAGGATTCCATGACAGAAGTAGAAGCAGAGGAGCATCTACTCAATTGTGTAAAGATTTCGCAGCTGGGAGATGCCGGAGGGGCAATCATTGTCAGTTTCTTCATCAGGGTAATCAACATTATGAGGATAACTGGGAAAGTAGGCACAGGAAAGGTggagattcaaaatattctacTCCCCATGATACCAGGGACTATACATCAAGAATGGGAAGATCTACTGCATACTGTACTGATTTTATTAGAGGAAAGTGTCGGAGGGGGGCTTCTTGCAGATATGCCCATGATGGTTCTTCTGATAGTTTCAGTAAAGGGTCTGCAAATGATGTCATTAGAGAAAGGGAAAATTATAGGAATAGAGACTTATCTTTTGAGCGAGGTGGTGAGCCTGAACATCGTAGGGTTGGTGAAGttccttgtaaattttttgctGCAGGAAATTGTCGTAATGGGAAATTTTGCCGGTTTTCTCATCATACTCGGGCAGGTGTAAGTCCTGATGGAAGATCAGGAGATGGAGATGATAGGTGGGGGCTGCGCCGCCATTCAGTTGATATAGACCGGCTGCGGGATGGTCTGAAAAGGAGTGAATGGAGTGATACGGTTACTGTCTCAGATGCTACAAAGAGTGAAGACAACGATGGACAATTGAGTGCTCCAGCACAAAGGTCTACTGCTTGGTCCAGGGTTGATACTAGATGGAGTCATAGTATGGATGAGGGGAAGAGAACTGGTGGCGATCCAAAAGTTGGTTATAAAGCAGCTGAGAGCAATGAGAAGGAAGGCAACCCCTGGAAGGAAGAAAATGCTGTTGCCAGCATCAGTGTTCCTGAATCAAGTGGTGCTGAGAAATGGTCTGGTGATATGGACATGTCTCCTGATTGGAATTATGGATTGCAGTCTACCAATCATGTTGTGAAAGAAGAGCATGGTCACCTTACTCAGGCTTCACAATCTTTTGGTTCTTATGATACATTTGTAGTCACTCGAGGACAGGAAATAACTAAGGAGGCTTCAGTTCCAATGCATGATGCTGCTGCAGTTGTGCAAccaattataaatgaaaaatctTATTTCCAACAGAACCACAATTTGAGGGATGATGGTGCTATTGCATTGTCATGTGATGACAAAAGTGCTATTGAAAAAACTGTTAGTTCAAGTGTTGATCTAAACTTTTCTGCCAATGTCTTGCCTGGACAATGCTTCGACCAAAATGGACAGAGTTCAAGCTCCTTACCTCTTCCAAATATAAATCAAGTGGTGACACCCACTGCCTCTTCAAGAGGAGGAACTacaaaatatcaacaaaatctGGTTTTTTCTCCAAAATCTCTCACCAAACCAGAAATTGGGGGTGCTAGTTCATCACAAGTAAATCCTGGAATTTCTCCAAGGCAAAACATGGTAAGCAGTGAACAGCTGACACACCTTACTAACCTTTCAGCCTCTTTAGCTCAGTATTTTGGAAATGGACCGCAACTTCCACAAATTTATGCTGCTCTAAATTCCCATAATTCAGTGGATGTTCCTTCCATTTCCAAATCTGAAGGGCCTCTTCAGCCAGTTTCAGGAGCACAAGTTCAGCAAAACCCAGCCATTGGATCCCAGCAGTATGATCCTATATGTGATAGCATAGAGCCTAAGAAGTCTGACATTAGTAACAACCCTTCAGGCATTTCACCAAATCCATCTGGGCATAAAAGTTCTGTAGATGTAAAACCAGAAATACCGTTGAAAGACATGTCCCCATCACCTCTTCCTCACAAACCAAATGGAAGTGATTTTCACAGGATTGGCAGTTCAGAAGAACCTAATCACAAGAGCCAGCCTTCAAATCAGCAGGAGACTGGTGCAAATAATGAGGTTGCCATGGAAAACAATGGAGTGGGGGCTGAGGAAAGCAAGAAAGCACAAGAGGGGAACCAAAATGCCCAAGAGGATGGTCCTTTGGGGAATGTTGATGGAGATGCTGAAGCAGATGATGGAAAGAAAAGCAAAGATGTGAAGGGTATTCGTGCATTTAAATTTTCTCTTGTGGAGTTTGTTAAGGAAATTCTAAAACCCGCATGGAAGGAAGGTCAAATTGGCAAAGATGCTTACAAGACTATAGTGAAGAAGGTGGTCGACAAAGTGACCAGTACTTTTCAGGGGGCTAATATTCCTCAGACACAAGAGAAAATTGACTATTATCTGTCATCTTCAAAACCAAAGCTTACCAAATTAGTACAG GCATACGTGGAAAAAATTCAGAAGGGCTAA